One window of Opisthocomus hoazin isolate bOpiHoa1 chromosome 13, bOpiHoa1.hap1, whole genome shotgun sequence genomic DNA carries:
- the HSPB8 gene encoding heat shock protein beta-8 gives MADSQMPFSCHYPGRRSVRDPFREPGLTSRLLDDDFGMSPFPGDLTADWPDWARPRLTTTWPGPLRTGMARASAMAPGYGARFGGYPESRSPVPFPREPWKVCVNVHSFKPEELTVKTKDGYVEVSGKHEEQQVEGGIVSKNFTKKIQLPYEVDPITVFASLSPEGLLIIEAPQIPPYQPYGEGGCGSEIPIESQEPTCA, from the exons ATGGCCGACAGCCAGATGCCCTTCTCCTGCCACTACCCCGGCAGGCGCAGCGTCCGTGACCCTTTCCGGGAGCCCGGCTTGACCTCGCGCCTGCTGGACGATGATTTCGGGATGTCGCCCTTCCCCGGGGACCTGACGGCGGACTGGCCCGACTGGGCTCGACCCCGGCTCACCACCACCTGGCCAGGTCCCCTGCGCACCGGCATGGCCCGTGCCTCCGCCATGGCCCCCGGCTACGGCGCCCGCTTCGGGGGGTACCCCGAGAGCCGCAGCCCCGTGCCCTTTCCCCGCGAGCCCTGGAAGGTGTGCGTCAACGTGCACAGCTTCAAACCCGAGGAGCTGACGGTCAAAACCAAGGATGGCTACGTCGAGGTGTCAG GCAAACACGAGGAGCAGCAGGTGGAAGGCGGGATCGTCTCCAAGAACTTCACCAAGAAAATCCA GCTGCCCTACGAGGTGGACCCCATCACGGTCTTCGCCTCCTTGTCGCCGGAGGGGCTGCTGATCATCGAGGCGCCCCAGATCCCCCCCTACCAGCCCTACGGCGAGGGTGGCTGCGGCAGTGAGATCCCCATCGAGAGCCAGGAGCCCACCTGCGCCTGA